DNA sequence from the Tenacibaculum mesophilum genome:
TTATATATTCCTAAACAGTAATATCCTTCATGATTTAAAGGAATTCCTGATTTAAAGTAAAATAAATCTGCTATTGTTGCTTTTCTACTTAAAACATATCTATAGGCAGCTTTGTTTAATATTTTTATTTGTTTTTGGTACAATCGTTTTATTACTCTTCGCTTTTTTCTTGTAATGGGTTTTGCCATTTGAGGAAATGTGCTGCGATAATTTTCTATTAATTCTATAATTTCATCTTTATCTAAGACATAGCCTTTTTTTATTATACTATCGTTAAGTAATGATACTTTTTGGTACAATACTTCATGTAAATTGTTTCTGCTTAATTGAAAAAGACGTAAGCTGTCTGTATTTAACTCTTTATATCTTGTTTTTATCGTTGTGCTTGGTTCACTTCTTAAAACTCCTAGTTTTTTATTAAAGTAATTTAACGAGGATATAAGCTTATTATTTGTTAATGTAGATCTTTTTAAAACAGTATCTATCGCTTTTTCTAAAGATAGAGGAGTTAATGAACTTTCTATTCTTGGAAAAATAACGCCTCCATTAAAAAGGCTATTATCTGGAGCATCGTACACATAAATATTATCTTCATCAGCAGGTATCTTTTTTAGGATATTGTTTTCTACTATAATTTCATTATCCACAATAAAATTCTTGATAAATTCATTATAATATATCCCTGTTTTATACAAAAACTCTTTGCTTCCTAATATATAATTCTGAGATCTTACACTTTGATTATTGTCTAATTGTGCAAAAATAATTTTAGGTGATTTTTTAGCTATTTTTTCAAAAAAAGTATCTTTTTGCCTTTTAATATCATTCGTGTTTTCTTTGCTTGAAGCAATGATGAAGAAATTGTTTTCAAAACGCTTATTTTCATCTGAAAAATTATCTATTACATAATTTACTGCTTTGGGAATAGACATTGTTTTTTCAACGTATTCTACAGCTAAATTGTTTTGATTACTTTCTATAAAAGATTCAACAAAGCTAATCCACTCTGAAAAAGAGCTTGTTTTTTCTAATATTGCTGTTCCTTTTTTATCGACTAAAATTGCAGAAAAACTGTATTGAGCTTCAGTAGGTTCTTGAAATAAGGTTATGTATAAACTTTGTAATGAGTTCAATATTTTTTTTAGATGTTCGCTTTCCTCATTTTTAGAAATAAAATGGAAGTTTACTACCTTCGACTCCTCTTTCATAAATTTTATTTCTTTTGTATAAAAGCTATTTCCTTTTACATTAATAAGTTTATTTTTATCATGATTCCAAACATGTACTGGAGCTATCAAGTCTTTAGTAACATCTGTTTTTAAGTTTTTATATCCTGTATATAAGTATTTAGACAATACATCTTCACCTGTAAGTTGAATTGTATCTTTATTACTAACTGCCAATAAACTATCAGTGTCATTTATAACATATACTTGACTTTGTCCAATACGTGTAATTAAGTTTGATGGTATCCAACCTACTGTTTGAGAAATAGAGTCTTTTAAAACGGGTTTATCTGACACAAATACTGCTTTCCCTTTTTCATCATACTTATAAGGGTATACAATTTGATTAGACACTAACTTTTTGTTTGACTTTGTTCTAAAAAAGGGATCTTTAAACACATTTACAGAGTCTACTTCCATATGTGGTTTCAAATCAAAAAGTCGTAACGTTTTATCTGTTCCTACCTTATATTTTATAGGTTTATTATTACATGTTTCTAAAAACGAATGATTATACTCTATTACATTACTTGCAGGAATCCATCCTAAATATTCTACTTGCTCTGAATCTTTAAAGTTAAACTTATCTCCATAGAACATAGAAAACAATCCTTTGGGCTTTCCTATTTGATCTGGGTTGGCTACTACTACTTCATACGAATTTTCTTTTTCATCAATTACATACAACGGAGTAAGTAATCCTTTTTTCTTAAACTTTTCTTGCACATATGGTCCTTTATAAAAAGAGTTTTCCTCTCTATCTGAAAAGACCATTTTTAACGAAGCATCGTGCTTCGTTTTTGCTTTTTTTAGATAGTTAAACCTATCAGTTTTTACTTCTTTTACTTTCTCATATTTCCCTATAGTTTGTGATACAATAGGGAAGGAATATAGCAACAGCAAAAAAATAAAAAGTGTTATTTTTTTTTGCATTATTATCTTAGTAAACTTTGTGTTACATTTAATCTTTTGAAACATTTAATTGTATCTATTTCAACTTTATTTATAATTATTTTGCTTCTTTTCTTATTTTCTAAATAGTGTAAACCTTGGCAGTAACTAAAAAAGTCATTATACCTTCCTCCATTAACAATTACAAGTATGTCTTCTGCTTGATTACATGTATAGTTATTTTTTATATAATTTAAGTTTTTATAAAAAGTTCCTCTATCTGTAACCTTGCTATCTGCTATTGCTTGAAGTCTTTTTCTAATATCATTTTGCACAACCCCTAAAGAGTCTACTTTTTCTAATTCCTCAACTTTTTCAAATCTTGGTAAAATCTTTATATTATGAAATATTGGGTATTTTAATGTATTTGTTTGAAGTTTTACCCTGTAGTCTCCTGGTTTACTATATCTGTAAATTACTTGTTCTTCATAAGCATCAACTGTACCTGTTTCTCCAAACTCCCAATACCAGGTATTTATTCCTTTTCCCTCGGTAAAAAACACTAATTCTTCTCCTACATAACCTTCATCAACGCCATGCAATGTTACCAAAGAGTCTCTAGGTGATAGTTTTGGTAAAGAAACTATACCTATTTGTTTTGAAACAGTAAACTTATCATTTATTTTTATTGATACTAAATACTTACCTTCTTTACGGTATTTATAATCGATATTTCCTGGTTTTACTATAGAATCTCCATTTCCCATATGCCACACCACTTTTCTTCCTTTAACTAAACTCGTATCATTTAAAAGGAAAAACAGTTTTTCACCAACTTCAAACTGGTAGTTACTATTAGATTCAGACACGTAAAAATCTAAATTACTGAGTCTTGATTTATAAGGTGCAAATATGGCCAGTATTAATACTAATAAAGCTATAAAAATTAAAGCTGATAATTTAAATTTATTAGACATATTCTTTTATTTAAATATTAGCTTTACATTCTTCTAGATTTTCTTTCAGAACTTTATTATTCCTTTTTAAAGCATTGTATTCTTCACTCAAATCGAAAAACATTTTAAGCGTTTTTGATGATTGAACTCCGAATATATATCTATTATTCATATCGTTATCTCTATAAATTTTTTTGTATTGTTGAATTTCCTTATCTAACTCGTCTAATACCTGAATTTGAATAACATCAAAAGGTATTTCTTGAATTTTTTTATGTGTATTTTTTATTTTTTTTGTGTATTCTTCCTGAATATCAAAAATTTCTTCTGAAGCGTCAATACTATTTAGCAGCTCTTTACTTTCTACTACAGGCACTTTAAATATAAATTTAGTTAGTATTATAAACACTACTGTAGAAATTATTATAAACAAAAGAGAAAACCTTATTTTTTCCCAAAAAATCTCATGTTTATCCATAGCTTACTCTTTATTTAAATTTTTATTTAAATCTTTATATTTCTCTCTGCACTTTTCTAATTGTTCTTTATTGGCTTCTCTTGTATTAACTTCTTTGTTATAATTTTCAAGAAGTGATTGTATATTCCTTATTTCAGACAAAAACTCACCGTAAATTTTGTAATAGTTGTTTTCTTTTTTTGTACTATCTATACTTTGTCTTATTTCTACTCTGGTGTTAGTTATAATCTTCTGCATTTGCCTATACTCTCCAATATTCCTTCTTTTATTTTTTAAACTATATAGGTTTTTAAAAAGCTCTTCCATTTTAAAATTTAACATAGCTTGTTTTTTAAAAACTTCATTGTAATGAGATTGTTTACTCTCAATTAAAACAACTCCTTTTTCTGCTATAATTAAAGTTACATATAAACAAAAGAATACGACTACTGCTGTTAAAGAGAATGATGCAAAAAACTTAAGTATTTGTTTTCTCCTTTCTTTGTGATTTAAAGCTTTCATAAGAAATTTATATTAATCAATTATACTCCAAGTACTATTTTTACCTCTATTTCTATTGAATTGCGCTCCAGACTCTTCATTAATTACGATATTATCTTTTCTTTGTCCTATATACTCTAGTTCACTCATCTTTTTAAATACGCGCTCCAACATAACTACAAACCTATTTAGCACATCAAACGTTTCTGCTATCTCAATATGGTTGTACTTAACGTTTACAGCATCAACTATTGCATCAAGGAAAACAGAAGGCTTAATGTCTGTCCATTGATAATAATATTGTAGTAATTGCTCTTTCTCTTTATCATCCATAATACTCAAGCAAATAGAAAGCTTATTTGCTAACACCACTAATCTATCAACCAAATACATAGGTGATCTACTAGTAGAAATATTTTCTAAATTAAAAATATTATCACTGTAGTACTCTTGCAGTTTACTGCAAATTGAAAAGGTATTGGCTACTAATTTATTACTGCTTTTTTGCCCATTATTTTTTTTGAAAATTTTAATCGAATAGTTTTTAGACTTAATAAGCATTTGTAATAACCCTTTTCCAAATCCTTCTAACCTTTCATTAGATGTTAAATTAACAACAGGAGGCACATAACTTTCATCAATAGAAAACAATCCATTTGTCCATAACACCTTTCCTATAACCAAAAAGTGTTCTTTTAAAAAGCTAGTATTAATTTTTGAAACTGGAAGTGTATGTAGTTCTAATTTAGGTAATACATTAGGATGATGTAAAGGTATAACTTCAGGGTCTGGAATACCTACTGGTAAATACTCAAATGGAGATAGCGAAAGCATTATATAAAATTCTTCGCTTTCTGTTTTATCAAAATCAGATGTTTTTAATGTTACTGATGGTGAATTTGCCCCATACAAATCTCGGTGATACATAATCCTGTATCCTTTTTCTGTGATGGCGTTACAAGATTTCAGTTTTATTACTAAAGAGTTATCTCCATCGTTTAAAACATCTAATTGTAGGTTTTCAAAATTAGTTCCTCCATCAACTAATCCATATTCATAATTTTTAAGAGAAACCGAATTGTAGTCTTTTATGGTTTCAATTGTGTTGTTATAATTTTTAAAAAAATGTTCTGCAGATATTTTTACTCCGTCAGTCCAATTTATTGGTAAGTAATTCATTTTATTATTTTTCTTATTCATCTTCAATGGTGTTTAATGCAGTTCTTCTTATATATATAGTTTGTTTATTCCTTATTTTATTAAACTTCCCGTCTTTTTCAGCGTCTAAGACTTTTGTAAAAAGAGGAAAATTAAACCATTTGTTTGTGTAAAAAATCCAACCAATTGGCTCTCCCTCCAAATAAGTATCAATCATTCTATCAGGAAATCTAAAGTTTTGATCTTCTATAAATCGATTAAACCACATACCTACTGATACCTCCATGGGTAACTTTACTGAAAAAGAACTGTAGTTTTTATCTTCTGGATTTCTTTTAATTTTTACTGTTACTTGTATTAATTTAAAAACGTCTACATTATCCCAATACATATCACTAACTCCATTATCTGAAACATTCCAGGCTTTATAAAATGGTTTTGATATGTTTAAAAAGTATTCTAAAGACATTGTGTATAGTAATGGTAACACAAACCAAATTATTGATAACATTGCCCAAAGTGCGTAAGGTAAATTACTTATTTTTTCAAAAATTAGATAATACAGCCACCCTGAAAGAAGCATTACTATAAAAGCAAAAAATAGTGTATGGAATTTATTATCTAGGCCTATAGATTTGTAAAACTTTGTATTTTGAAAAAGCATGAAAAACACACCTATAAAAAGATAACACAAAACTGTGAGTATCAACCCTACCCAAACAAATTCATATTTTAATAAACTAATTAAAACTGGGGCTACTAGAACTATAGTTAGCAATAAAACCAAGACTATTGCCTTTTTTATATTAAACGATTTTTTTGCTTTTACTATGTTATTTAATACCATTAAAGAAACAATAGCTATTAATGGTGCTAAAAGAAATTTTAAAAAATATACTATTATTATGTTCATAACTTTTTCTTTTCTTATTTAGTTAAATATGAATCATACCCTAAAAATCTTTCTGACAAAACAAAAGATTGATCAGAGTTTGTTTTATAAGTGATATGAATTTTTCTTGAGGAAATTAAAAAGAAGTTTAACACTTCCTTTATTTGTAAAACACTTTTTTCTAAAACTTTAAAGTTTTCTACTTCTTTTTCTAATACCACAACTACTTTAACATCATCTATCTCACTATAAACCTCACCACTTAAACCCAGATCAACTCCTAAAACAGCATCTCCTAAACTTAAAAAAGGAGATTCTTTTATAGCACAAGGTATATAACTAAGCTCTACTTTTAAGCCTAAAACAATTTGTATTAGTTTTTCTAACTCGACTAAATTCTCTTTAAAAAACTCAGACTTACATAAATTAAGAAATAGTTTATACAATGACTCATCTGATATTTCTATATCAAAACCTATAATTTGTTTAAAAATATTTAATAGGTTTTGTTTTGATTTTTTGTCTGAAAAAAAGTTTAAGCTTCTATTATTAATCCTAACTCTTTCTTTAAATATTTCTGTATCAAATAGTGTAAAAAAATTAATATCTCCTTTTTCTTTTTCCCTATTTCTACGAATTGTATCAACTACTTCTTTCTTATTATCTGAATTAACCCCTAAGGAAAGAGGGTAAAATAATATTTCTGGTAACTGATGATATATACTATTTCTACTTAAATTTACTACTAAGTTCTCTTCAAACCCTGTGTCTTTAGCAATAAAATTTGAATTAATAGACAAAACATCTTTAGATTGAGCTCTAGTATTCATACCGTGATTTTTCACAATTAATACTTCTGAGACATCTTTTTTTAATAAAAACTCTAATTCTTCAATAAAAACCTCACCTATAAAATTAGATGTCATATTACGAACAAGCTCGTCTATAACGGTATCATTTTCATTTACACTAGCTCCCATACAAGATTATTGTTTTTATAATCTAATAGTACATGATCTCCTTTATTTACCTGTTCAGAAACTATCATTTTAGATATTATCTTTTTCACGTATGTTCTTACAACTCCTGCAATGGGTCTAGCTCCATACTTTTGAGAAAATCCTTTTTTTGACAAGAACTCTAAAGCTTCATCAGAAATATCTAACACTATTTGTTTTTGTTGTTCTAATTGCTTTCTTAGTTTATTAAAGTGTATTACTAAAATATCTTGTGCTACTTTTTGATTTATTGGCGCAAATGGAACTACTTCTGTTAACCTCCCTAAAAATTCTGGTCTAAAGTGTTGTGCCATTACCTCTATTAACTCATTTGAGGTCGGAATTTTTCCTCCTGTTATTTGCTCAGCAATCCATTGACTACCTATGTTAGATGTAAAAATGACAATCGCATTAGAGAAATCTCCTTCTCTTCCTAATTTATCATGAATTACTCCTTCATCCATTAATTGTAGAAAAACATCATACACAGAACTGTGAGCTTTTTCAATTTCATCAAATAAAACTACTGAATATGGACGCTGTCTAATTTTTGTTACTAACATCCCTCCTTCTTCATATCCTACATAACCCGGAGGAGCTCCATAAAGTAGTGCTGCTGAATGTTCCTCTTTAAATTCAGACATATCAAAACGAATCATTGCTGTTTCATCATCAAATAGTAACTCTGCTAATGATTTAGTTAATTCAGTTTTTCCTGTTCCAGTAGGCCCTAAAAAGAAGAAAGAACCAATTGGTTGTTTAGGGTTACTAAGTCCACTTCGCGATTCAATAATAGCATCAGAGAGTGTTTGAATAGCGTTTGACTGCCCTTTAACTCTTTCTTGTAACTTTTTATCTATATTTAAAAGACGTTCTTTTTCTTCTGTTTGAATTTTTCCTAAAGGAATACCTGTAATTTCAGAAACAACAGCTTCAATATCTATTTCACTTACAGTATCGATTGGAGTCTTAGCTAGCTCTTTTAGCATAGATAAGAATTCATCTACCTTAGATATTTCTTCTTGTAAATCTGGATTATCAGATACTAAATTAAATGACTTGGTTACTTTTGAGGTTTGAATTACACTAACTTTTCTGTAAATGGTATTATAGATTAATTGTAAATCTGAAAATTCAAACTTTTCCGAGTCCTTAACTTCATTAAACTCTTTTTCTATTTTTCTAACCTCTGTTAATACCGTAGCGTTGCTCATCTTTACAGCTGCCACAGTTTTATCTATTAAATCTATTGCACCATAAGGTAACTTCTTTTCCTTAAAATACCTTTTTGAAAGATGTATAGATTCCTCAATTGCTCTATCTGAAATTTTAATATCAAAATGTAGTTCCAACCTTTTTTTATGTCTATGTAAACACTTTAACATCTCTAGGCTACCTAATTCCTCTAGCTTCAATATTTCTAACTTACCATCTATAGGGTGTCTTTCAAGATTTTTCCTGTATGAATCTGAATTAATTGTAAAAATCATATTAATACGCCCTTCACTTAATTGAGCGTTTAAAATATTAACAATAGCATTGGTTTTTCCTGATGCGTTTTCAAGCAATACATGAAGATCATCAATAACTAATATGGAAGGAGCATCAATAGACTCTAATTTCTCAAATAGTTCTGATATTTTCTTATTTACATCATTTTCAGAGCTTGCTCCTGCTAATAATTTTGGGACATTGAGTTTGAATACTAAGTGACTTTTCAAATACTCATCTGTACTATTACTCAATTCTCTTACAAAGTAGTTTACTGTTGCTGTTTTTCCTATGCCTGAATCTCCTACTAAAATAACTCCCTTGCTTTCTGATCTTTCAAAATTTTCTAAAATCAATCGAACTTCTTTTTCTCTACCTAAGATTAAGTTTCCTTTTTGTATTACCTCTTCTGTTTGAAGGTCTTCGATATAGGAACTTATTGCAGAAATATTTTCCTTAACATTTGATTCTAAAAAAGTAGGAGTATTAGCATTGTAATGATTTAAAATA
Encoded proteins:
- the tssR gene encoding type VI secretion system protein TssR domain-containing protein → MQKKITLFIFLLLLYSFPIVSQTIGKYEKVKEVKTDRFNYLKKAKTKHDASLKMVFSDREENSFYKGPYVQEKFKKKGLLTPLYVIDEKENSYEVVVANPDQIGKPKGLFSMFYGDKFNFKDSEQVEYLGWIPASNVIEYNHSFLETCNNKPIKYKVGTDKTLRLFDLKPHMEVDSVNVFKDPFFRTKSNKKLVSNQIVYPYKYDEKGKAVFVSDKPVLKDSISQTVGWIPSNLITRIGQSQVYVINDTDSLLAVSNKDTIQLTGEDVLSKYLYTGYKNLKTDVTKDLIAPVHVWNHDKNKLINVKGNSFYTKEIKFMKEESKVVNFHFISKNEESEHLKKILNSLQSLYITLFQEPTEAQYSFSAILVDKKGTAILEKTSSFSEWISFVESFIESNQNNLAVEYVEKTMSIPKAVNYVIDNFSDENKRFENNFFIIASSKENTNDIKRQKDTFFEKIAKKSPKIIFAQLDNNQSVRSQNYILGSKEFLYKTGIYYNEFIKNFIVDNEIIVENNILKKIPADEDNIYVYDAPDNSLFNGGVIFPRIESSLTPLSLEKAIDTVLKRSTLTNNKLISSLNYFNKKLGVLRSEPSTTIKTRYKELNTDSLRLFQLSRNNLHEVLYQKVSLLNDSIIKKGYVLDKDEIIELIENYRSTFPQMAKPITRKKRRVIKRLYQKQIKILNKAAYRYVLSRKATIADLFYFKSGIPLNHEGYYCLGIYKLPRKRVGKNGFEKFYFQQYEKIDKLEELFLKNKLQKVEEGYRSEVYFIPLELLP
- a CDS encoding PKD domain-containing protein gives rise to the protein MSNKFKLSALIFIALLVLILAIFAPYKSRLSNLDFYVSESNSNYQFEVGEKLFFLLNDTSLVKGRKVVWHMGNGDSIVKPGNIDYKYRKEGKYLVSIKINDKFTVSKQIGIVSLPKLSPRDSLVTLHGVDEGYVGEELVFFTEGKGINTWYWEFGETGTVDAYEEQVIYRYSKPGDYRVKLQTNTLKYPIFHNIKILPRFEKVEELEKVDSLGVVQNDIRKRLQAIADSKVTDRGTFYKNLNYIKNNYTCNQAEDILVIVNGGRYNDFFSYCQGLHYLENKKRSKIIINKVEIDTIKCFKRLNVTQSLLR
- the tssO gene encoding type VI secretion system TssO yields the protein MDKHEIFWEKIRFSLLFIIISTVVFIILTKFIFKVPVVESKELLNSIDASEEIFDIQEEYTKKIKNTHKKIQEIPFDVIQIQVLDELDKEIQQYKKIYRDNDMNNRYIFGVQSSKTLKMFFDLSEEYNALKRNNKVLKENLEECKANI
- the tssO gene encoding type VI secretion system TssO, translating into MKALNHKERRKQILKFFASFSLTAVVVFFCLYVTLIIAEKGVVLIESKQSHYNEVFKKQAMLNFKMEELFKNLYSLKNKRRNIGEYRQMQKIITNTRVEIRQSIDSTKKENNYYKIYGEFLSEIRNIQSLLENYNKEVNTREANKEQLEKCREKYKDLNKNLNKE
- a CDS encoding TssN family type VI secretion system protein, with amino-acid sequence MNIIIVYFLKFLLAPLIAIVSLMVLNNIVKAKKSFNIKKAIVLVLLLTIVLVAPVLISLLKYEFVWVGLILTVLCYLFIGVFFMLFQNTKFYKSIGLDNKFHTLFFAFIVMLLSGWLYYLIFEKISNLPYALWAMLSIIWFVLPLLYTMSLEYFLNISKPFYKAWNVSDNGVSDMYWDNVDVFKLIQVTVKIKRNPEDKNYSSFSVKLPMEVSVGMWFNRFIEDQNFRFPDRMIDTYLEGEPIGWIFYTNKWFNFPLFTKVLDAEKDGKFNKIRNKQTIYIRRTALNTIEDE
- a CDS encoding AAA family ATPase yields the protein MIEKDYSSSALSSIKRAKSIAYRENQSTYGVSHLITSLINEPTGLEEIIDSMGKDANYILEWFEVMKEMYKSTPLKASGDVNPDHEVAKVFEESERSKIKLGTENIDALCIFTAVVREGVVYSGQQIETLGITEQDILNHYNANTPTFLESNVKENISAISSYIEDLQTEEVIQKGNLILGREKEVRLILENFERSESKGVILVGDSGIGKTATVNYFVRELSNSTDEYLKSHLVFKLNVPKLLAGASSENDVNKKISELFEKLESIDAPSILVIDDLHVLLENASGKTNAIVNILNAQLSEGRINMIFTINSDSYRKNLERHPIDGKLEILKLEELGSLEMLKCLHRHKKRLELHFDIKISDRAIEESIHLSKRYFKEKKLPYGAIDLIDKTVAAVKMSNATVLTEVRKIEKEFNEVKDSEKFEFSDLQLIYNTIYRKVSVIQTSKVTKSFNLVSDNPDLQEEISKVDEFLSMLKELAKTPIDTVSEIDIEAVVSEITGIPLGKIQTEEKERLLNIDKKLQERVKGQSNAIQTLSDAIIESRSGLSNPKQPIGSFFFLGPTGTGKTELTKSLAELLFDDETAMIRFDMSEFKEEHSAALLYGAPPGYVGYEEGGMLVTKIRQRPYSVVLFDEIEKAHSSVYDVFLQLMDEGVIHDKLGREGDFSNAIVIFTSNIGSQWIAEQITGGKIPTSNELIEVMAQHFRPEFLGRLTEVVPFAPINQKVAQDILVIHFNKLRKQLEQQKQIVLDISDEALEFLSKKGFSQKYGARPIAGVVRTYVKKIISKMIVSEQVNKGDHVLLDYKNNNLVWELV